From the genome of uncultured Pseudodesulfovibrio sp., one region includes:
- a CDS encoding glycosyltransferase, whose translation MDTLRILVVLPLYGGSLPIGRYVASALKQEGHLAEIFEAPDFYPAYTAMNDLKVTTDRLDYLQNSFLNVVSQAVLAKVETFEPDLVLAMAQAPLNPQALKRLRRDGVTTAMWFVEDHDLFTYWKSFAPLYDVFAVIQKGKFFEELAAIGQENALYLPLAAQPDFHRPMELGPVERRKFGSEISFMGAGYPNRRKAFHELVNFDFKVWGTEWEGDHVLEPLLQLKGARVTPEECVKIFNATAINLNLHSSIQADELVTFGDFVNPRTFELAACGSFQLVDKRTLMNEAFAEDELATFTSIDELIEKIEYFSSRPEERQAYADRARARVLKDHTYAQRMRSLLEFTAQRIPGWPKPRTGSPVYGQDFPPELKADIQALLGRLGLPENVAFEDLVWAVRQQQGRLDDLDTAILFLDEWRKLYKKQS comes from the coding sequence ATGGATACGCTGCGCATTCTCGTTGTGTTGCCGCTTTACGGCGGTTCCTTGCCCATAGGCCGATACGTTGCCTCGGCCCTGAAACAGGAAGGGCACCTGGCCGAGATTTTCGAAGCCCCGGATTTCTACCCGGCCTATACGGCCATGAATGATCTCAAGGTAACTACCGACCGCTTGGATTACTTACAGAATTCATTCCTGAACGTGGTCAGTCAGGCAGTTCTGGCCAAGGTCGAGACCTTCGAGCCTGATCTGGTCCTGGCCATGGCACAGGCACCGCTCAATCCGCAGGCCCTGAAGCGGCTGCGGCGTGACGGAGTGACTACGGCCATGTGGTTTGTGGAAGATCATGACCTCTTCACCTACTGGAAGTCTTTTGCGCCACTCTACGATGTTTTTGCCGTTATCCAAAAAGGCAAATTCTTCGAGGAACTTGCGGCAATCGGTCAGGAGAATGCACTCTACCTGCCTCTGGCCGCGCAGCCCGATTTCCACCGGCCCATGGAACTCGGCCCGGTGGAGCGGCGCAAATTTGGTTCCGAGATCTCGTTCATGGGCGCAGGCTATCCCAATCGACGCAAGGCCTTCCATGAGCTGGTCAATTTTGATTTCAAGGTCTGGGGCACGGAGTGGGAGGGCGATCACGTTCTCGAACCGCTCCTCCAACTCAAGGGCGCACGCGTAACTCCAGAGGAATGCGTAAAGATTTTCAATGCAACCGCCATCAATCTCAATTTGCACTCATCCATCCAGGCAGACGAACTGGTCACCTTCGGTGATTTCGTCAACCCGCGCACTTTTGAACTGGCCGCCTGCGGCTCATTCCAATTGGTGGACAAGCGTACATTGATGAACGAAGCGTTTGCCGAGGACGAACTGGCAACCTTTACGTCAATTGATGAATTAATTGAAAAGATTGAATATTTTTCTTCACGCCCTGAGGAACGCCAGGCCTATGCCGATCGGGCGCGAGCCCGTGTCCTCAAGGATCACACCTATGCCCAGCGTATGCGCAGTCTGCTCGAATTCACGGCCCAGCGAATTCCCGGCTGGCCTAAACCGCGCACCGGATCTCCAGTCTATGGTCAGGATTTCCCGCCAGAATTGAAGGCGGACATCCAGGCTCTTCTGGGCAGATTGGGATTACCGGAGAACGTAGCCTTCGAAGATCTGGTCTGGGCGGTCCGCCAACAGCAGGGAAGGCTGGATGATCTGGACACGGCCATTTTATTCCTCGACGAATGGCGGAAACTGTACAAAAAACAGTCCTGA
- a CDS encoding glycosyltransferase family 9 protein, protein MKNYLVIQLARFGDLIQTKRLLGTLAARPESTVHLCLDASLAPLARLVYPYAVLYPITAHGTGLSGEEATLKMLLNNRRVFAELAEMDFETVYNLNFSGLNFRLAALFDPMRVEGYAWHNGQEITGRWPSMAMRWSGFRRLSMNLVDFWGAYCPDMLPAPKVNPDATPKGGGIGVVLAGRESRRSLPAPLLAQITATLAGSRKARSIKLLGGKAEHAAGQTVIKELPANLQSMTENLAGKTDWQRLVEIVGALDLLITPDTGTMHLAAHLGTPVAAFFLSSAWCFETGPYGLGHTVYQGVTECLPCLETAPCRENLKCLNGFADQGFRRFLVTGKAEHAPKGILALHSAFDDLGQTYAPFVGTDADAPRRSVLRDFLLHHLTGAEPRFDRLEQAFAEQLYREKDWMTVEKPAGTQE, encoded by the coding sequence ATGAAGAATTATCTTGTCATACAACTTGCCCGGTTCGGGGACCTGATCCAGACCAAGCGGCTGCTGGGGACGCTTGCGGCACGCCCGGAGAGCACCGTCCACCTGTGCCTGGACGCCTCCCTGGCCCCCCTGGCAAGGCTAGTCTACCCTTATGCCGTCCTGTACCCGATCACGGCCCATGGCACGGGCCTAAGCGGAGAGGAAGCAACGCTAAAAATGCTTCTGAACAACCGCAGGGTATTTGCTGAACTGGCAGAAATGGACTTCGAAACCGTCTACAATCTGAATTTCTCCGGCCTGAATTTCCGACTAGCCGCGCTTTTCGACCCAATGAGGGTGGAAGGATACGCATGGCACAATGGTCAGGAAATCACCGGCCGGTGGCCGTCCATGGCCATGCGTTGGTCCGGTTTCCGACGCTTGAGCATGAATCTGGTGGACTTCTGGGGCGCATACTGCCCGGACATGCTCCCAGCGCCCAAGGTCAACCCAGACGCCACTCCCAAAGGCGGCGGCATCGGCGTGGTCCTGGCCGGACGCGAGTCCCGACGCTCTCTGCCTGCACCGCTGCTGGCGCAAATCACAGCCACTCTTGCCGGCTCTCGCAAGGCACGGTCGATCAAACTGCTCGGCGGAAAGGCCGAACATGCGGCAGGGCAGACCGTAATCAAGGAATTGCCAGCGAATTTGCAATCCATGACCGAGAATCTGGCTGGAAAAACGGATTGGCAACGGCTTGTGGAGATCGTTGGCGCATTGGACCTGCTGATCACCCCGGACACCGGGACCATGCACCTGGCCGCCCACCTGGGCACACCGGTGGCCGCCTTTTTCCTTTCTTCCGCCTGGTGTTTCGAGACCGGCCCCTATGGCCTTGGACATACGGTCTACCAAGGGGTGACTGAATGTCTGCCATGCCTGGAAACCGCGCCGTGCAGGGAAAACCTCAAATGCCTGAACGGATTTGCAGACCAGGGTTTCCGTCGTTTTCTGGTCACTGGAAAAGCCGAACACGCACCAAAAGGAATCCTGGCCCTACACAGCGCCTTTGACGACCTGGGCCAGACATACGCCCCCTTTGTGGGAACTGACGCGGACGCTCCAAGGCGGTCCGTACTACGCGATTTTCTCCTTCACCACCTGACCGGCGCAGAACCGCGCTTCGATCGGTTGGAACAGGCCTTTGCCGAGCAACTCTACCGGGAAAAAGACTGGATGACCGTTGAAAAGCCCGCAGGGACACAGGAATAA
- a CDS encoding bifunctional precorrin-2 dehydrogenase/sirohydrochlorin ferrochelatase, with protein MRYYPIFVNLENKGCLVVGAGEVGKRKIQSLVDSGAGHVTIIDTREPGPEFDSVTALPNVDFYCREFADADLDGKFLVIACTSSEEVNWRISNLCRDRGILCNIVDQPEKCSFIVPATVKRGDLTVAISTAGRSPAMAKRIRKELQENFGDEYANLLTAMGRIRPLMLSLGLTTADNTEVFRSLVNSALLDAMKGHDLDAAAEILKESLPEPLHDNIPELLDGLV; from the coding sequence ATGCGATATTATCCCATCTTCGTGAACCTGGAAAACAAGGGCTGCCTGGTAGTCGGCGCGGGCGAGGTCGGCAAACGCAAGATCCAGTCCCTGGTCGATTCCGGGGCCGGTCACGTGACCATAATCGACACTCGAGAACCGGGGCCGGAGTTCGACTCGGTAACGGCCCTGCCTAACGTGGATTTTTATTGCCGCGAGTTCGCAGATGCGGATCTGGACGGCAAGTTCCTGGTCATAGCCTGTACCTCCTCCGAAGAGGTCAACTGGCGCATCAGCAACCTGTGCCGCGATAGGGGCATTCTGTGCAACATTGTGGACCAGCCCGAGAAATGCAGCTTCATCGTGCCCGCCACGGTCAAGCGCGGGGATTTGACGGTTGCCATTTCCACCGCAGGGCGCAGCCCGGCCATGGCAAAGCGCATTCGGAAGGAATTACAGGAAAATTTTGGCGATGAATACGCCAACCTGCTGACCGCCATGGGCCGTATCAGACCGCTTATGCTCTCCCTGGGGCTGACCACCGCCGACAATACAGAGGTGTTCCGTTCCCTGGTCAATTCAGCTTTGCTTGACGCCATGAAGGGTCACGACCTTGACGCGGCCGCGGAAATTCTTAAAGAGTCTTTGCCCGAACCGCTGCACGACAACATCCCGGAGTTGCTTGATGGGCTTGTTTGA
- the ccsA gene encoding cytochrome c biogenesis protein CcsA, whose translation MGLFESLHIVIIALYALGTVLFLTSLFTENDRLKRIAIWLAVIGFTFNTVDLGLTLSHDPAVLGGGNFYFNIIGWCALALYFLLWWRLRLEYLAITALPFALLLFIASLALGGIRVVWPPRLTALFFGLHIGSLVLTLGALMMAFGAGIAFLYYNRKLKTKEGLSAIGNAVPSLDKFDTVNRWAVVIGFPLYTLGLFSTFSWYLIAPFKPFAWDIMKIGSLAVWFLYAFLFHQRVVLGWRGRKPAILALWVFAGMCVSLIHHTITFRAVP comes from the coding sequence ATGGGCTTGTTTGAATCGCTTCATATCGTGATTATCGCGCTCTATGCGCTCGGCACCGTGCTGTTCCTGACCTCCCTTTTCACGGAGAACGACAGGCTCAAGCGCATCGCCATCTGGCTGGCTGTCATAGGCTTCACCTTCAACACGGTGGACCTGGGCCTGACCCTGAGCCATGACCCGGCCGTTCTCGGCGGGGGCAATTTCTATTTCAACATCATCGGCTGGTGCGCGCTGGCCCTGTATTTCTTACTGTGGTGGCGGCTGCGCCTCGAATACCTGGCCATCACCGCCCTGCCCTTCGCCCTGCTGTTGTTTATCGCCTCGCTGGCTCTGGGCGGCATTCGTGTCGTCTGGCCGCCGAGGCTGACCGCCCTGTTCTTCGGCCTGCACATAGGTTCGCTTGTGCTCACCCTCGGTGCGTTGATGATGGCATTCGGCGCGGGCATCGCTTTTCTGTATTACAACCGTAAGCTCAAGACCAAGGAAGGGCTTTCCGCCATAGGCAACGCCGTTCCCTCGCTGGATAAGTTCGATACCGTGAACCGTTGGGCCGTAGTGATCGGATTTCCGCTCTATACTCTGGGCCTGTTCTCCACCTTCAGCTGGTACCTGATAGCCCCGTTCAAGCCTTTTGCCTGGGATATCATGAAGATCGGTTCCCTGGCGGTCTGGTTCCTCTACGCATTTCTTTTCCATCAGCGCGTGGTGCTTGGCTGGCGCGGGCGCAAGCCGGCGATCCTGGCCCTTTGGGTTTTTGCCGGGATGTGCGTTTCTCTCATTCACCACACCATCACTTTCAGGGCGGTACCATGA